DNA from Pelodiscus sinensis isolate JC-2024 chromosome 1, ASM4963464v1, whole genome shotgun sequence:
CACATTCTGACCAAATCGGGACATGAGGGAAATGAAAAGACcagggatgtaaaaggctaagaTGGCACAAAGGTGGGAAccacaggtcccaaaagtcttgagccgggtaTCTTTTGTGGGGAGTCTGAAGATGGCCTTGAGGATCTGGCTATAGGAAATGGCAATAAAACTCACATCCAGACCCCTCATACAGAATagcacaaagaggccgtagtaactactCACACGAATATCAGAACAGGCCAGATTCACCACGCCTATGTGTGAGCAGTATGGCTCAGGGATAAtattggttctgcaatatggccactgccttgccagGAGGGGATAGGGCAGCACAAGCATGGCACCACGCAGCAGCACGGCCAGGCTGATTTTGGCCACCATGTgatttgtcaggatggtggaatgtctcagtggatggcagatggccacgtagcgatccaacgccatggccacgaagatcccagactctaTTATTGAGAAGCTGTGAATGaagtacatctgggtgaggcaggcactgaaatcgatctccctggaattgaaccagaagattgcCAATGTCTTGGGAAGGATGGATGAAGATAGGACCAGGTCGctgacagccagcatgcagaggaaatagtacatgggctcatggaggctcggctccatCTTCACAACAgacaggatggtgaagttccccaagacaGCTATGGTGAACATGGTGGTGaaagggatggagatccagacatgggccgtctccaggccagggatgcccagcaggatgaaggtggaggggttggtgaagttaTTTGTGTTGGACATGAAGAGAGGAGAAGGGGTCCAATTGTGTCCCTGGTATGTTCTTCTGACTTCTCATATGCACCAAGGTTCTCAGGTGATGGTCATAGTAGAaatgcctggatggagagacagTGTTAATATAACACCCCATATGTGTCACCATCTGCAGGCAGAGCCAAACCTGGGACTTGTAGAGCTTAGTTTAGGAGCCTTcccagcttgagctataaagccaccTGTTACATATGCACTACCAGAAGTTGTTCTCATGGTTGAGAAAGATTGATCACCCATGGAAAAAATATCATTGCGACTATTCAGAGGAATGAGTTATGATTAGCCTACTAAGGCCGATTGCGTGATTCTCCATATGTTAATAAAACCTATGTGATGAGGGAAAACataatcatggaatcatagaatactaagactggaagggacctcgagaggtcatcgagtccagtcccctgcccccatggcaggaccaaatactgtctagaccatcactgatagacatttatctaacctactcttaaatatctccagagatggggattccacaacctccctgggcaatttattccagtgtttcaccaccctgacagttaggaactttttcccaatgtccaacctaaacctccctcgctgcagtttaagcccattgcttcttgtcctatccccagaggccaagatgaacaagttttctccctcctctctatgACTCCCTTTTATAtagctgaaaactgctatcatgtaccccctcagtcttctcttttctaaactaaacaaacccaattatttcagtcttccttcataggtcatgttctctagacctttcatcattctcgttgctcttctctggaccctctccaatttctacacatcgttcttgaaatgcggtgcccagaactggacacaatactccaactgaggcctaactagggctgagtagagcggaagaatgacttcttgtgtcttgctcacaacacaccggttaatgcatcccagaatcgtgtttgctttttttgcaacagcatcacactgctgactcatattcagtgtGTGGtgcactataacccctagattcctttctgccatgctccttcctagatagtcgcttcccattctgtatgtgtgaaactgattgttccttcctaattggagcactttgcatttgtctttattaaacttcatcctgtttacctcagaccatttctccaatttgtccagatcattttgaattatgaccctattaaTAGGCACCAGAAGGAAACACAGGTGTGGATCCTGGTTATCCATCTTTGTTCTTTAAGACACTAAAACCCAGGTTAGCAAGTCTATGCTATAGGGAGTTCCCCATTCACCCAGTTGCTAAAAACTTGGGAGTGGGAAAATACCAAATGTTTGCCAAAATATACGTCCGGGGGAGACCTCCCAACCAGAACCCCCCTCGGGTAATGGTCTGGGCATCTTGCTGGCAGCTCAATAGAAACAGGTGTTGATTTGAAACTGTgtctaaaacaaaaaatattcagGTGCAAATGGAATAGGATGGAGAATTACCAAGCTTTTGGTCACCCAGTCACTCTAAAGGACATAGCAGATAGAAAGAGGGCTTTCGAGATGCACTGTGAAAATGGTAGAGGTTGTCATATGAAGACAGATTGAAAAGAGACAAGAGAGCAGGAGTATGATAGAGAAGaccaaaacaaaagaacagaagtGATTATCTTCTCATGGAGAAATAGAGAGCAATTCCCAAACTGTAATATCTCctgacactcaggctgtgtctagactggccagtttttccggaaaatcagctgcttttccagaaaaacttgccagctgtctacactggctgcttgaatttccgcaaaagcactgacttcctactgtaagaaatcagtgctttttgggaaatactatgctgctcccattcgggcaaaagtctttttccaaaagacttttgcgcaaaagggccagtgtagacagtagagatttgttttccgcaaaaaagccccgatcacgaaaatggcgatcggggcttttttgcggaaaagcacatctagattggccatggacgcttttccgcaaaaagtgcttttgcggaaaagcatcctgccaatctagatggtCTTTTCCgaaaatggaaaacttttccgttaaaagcatttccggaaaatcatgccagtctagacgtagccttagggtagaTCTACACTAGCAGATAAGTTagaattaagatatacaacttcagctgcgttaactgcgtagctgaagtcaaagtattttaactcaaattttggcatTGTCCACGCTGCAGAAATTTGAAGGGAGCaaactctcccttcgacttcccttaatcctggCAGAATAAAGACTATTGGTGCCTACGGGAGTGTCCCTCTCAATTGGAATTAGTGTATCTTCACTAGATCCACGAAATAGAACCCTGGAATATCGACTGTGGTTGCTTTGATCTTATCTGCCATACCCTTAGTGCTTCAAAAAAGCTGATTCCCCAAAGCTGAGGAAAATCATCAGCAAAGTTGATTGGGAAGCAAACAATTAGACAGAAAAATGAGAACACAAACTGTTAGCTCTTTAAGAAGTGTTTATTAGAACACTTCAATTCTACAATGCAACAATTCAACAGTACTACAATTACTAAACTAAATATCTACAATTCAACAGTAAAACATAGAGAATGTTGAACAAAGGACGGCTTCAGTCCCAAAGGACAGGCTGCATTGGGGGAGACACAATATAATCATGTCCACAGCAAGCAATAAAAATTGGAAGTAATGAAACTTGATAAGGGATATGAAAGTCAGGGAAAATTCCATGCTTAGCAGAGCCAAGGATACCCCAAATAAGATTATTAAGTATCTTAAGAACACAATAACCTATGAAAGAAGTAAATCAGGCATTTCTGTATACTGTGTCTCATAACACACAATCAAGGGAGCAGTCAATTGTGCTGTAATTCTGAACAGACAGCACTGAAGATAAGCGGTTCACATAAAGCCTATTTTGCCTGTTGAATGCCTGGCCTATTGGTGCAAGTGGATAGGATGTTGTTGGTGATTTTGCTTCTGGCTGATTTCTTTTATGAAAGTTTCAGGCATCACGGTGCAGCCAATTAAGCCAGGGGAGGAGATGTCTGGCTCATGCAGTACAATGCTTTGAAGTGTTTCAGAGGggagccccagcacctcctggcTTCCCCGCAGATAAAATATAGGTATTAGCCCCCTATGGACAGCAGTGTCTGCGCCTTCACACAGAGCTAGCTCCTGAGGTCTTTACTCAGGTCTTCCTCCAAGGGACCTTTTGCCCCAGTGAGGTCTGAGTAAACTCTAAGCCATGGCCAGAGAATATTGTCTGGTCCTGTAGAGCTACTAAAACCTTTCATACTAAAGGATCCACTTTGCagctgaaatgcagctgccttaATGCCAGAGGCCATCCGCAAGGAGGGACACTTCGTCCAATAACACTGGAGTAAAACTCACCCCAGGACCCCAGGACGTTTAGTGTCTGTGCAAAGCAGAAAGGACCCAAATTAACCGGCTATCCCACTATGCCCACGGTGCACTGGGGAGTGAGGAGCAAGAGATACCTGTGAATCCCGATGCTGAAATAACTTCCCTGGGACTCTCCCGTcctgcacctctctcagcccagcgtctgcTGCAGCCTCCCACGCCGAGAGCCGGCACAGGGCTGTGCACTGGTTATAAACATCTCTGAGCCGTCCCAGTGGGGTTGGCTCAGCCTCTGGGGGAGAAGTGGCATCTGGATGTAAACAGGCTGGGAACAGAGACTTTCTAGCCAGTGACTCTCCAGCGACTCTTTCATGTTTGGGCTTCTGGGCTATTTCTCCAGCTCTAGGAGTAAACAGCAACTAAGGAAGCTTCCCAACGGGagaggagaactcctgggctctgggctgagtccgaGGAATTGGCTGTGCGGGGTGTTTGGAGCTCTGTGATTGACAGGAGCTGGGTTTGGGCCCCAAGGAGCCCAGCAGAACATTGCACCTTTCCcacggcagggctggaggcaggggacagagtgaccATGATGCAATTCGGGCTTTGTCTGAACTCGCACTTTGTCAGTTAGAGGTGTGAAAAAAACACCCCGGGCCAACCGTAGTGCTGCTGGGGATGGCACGGGGTCCGCTGGAGCAGATCCTTCTAGAGGAAGAGGGGAAATCATGCTggtaggagagctctctcccatggGCACAGGGGTGCTACTTGCAGATGTTCAGAGGCAGGGCTGTGCCGCTGTCAGGTCTGTAGGGCGGACACAGCCGCCGTCAGAGCGATCCGGTTATTCCACACAGCTGCAGACACGTAAGGAGCCTTGTGGACTTCAAAAGAGCGAAATGTTCAACCGGCAAAAGTTTGACCTTCAGAGAAAAACGAGGCAAGTCCTTTGAACAACTCCACGGGGAGGCGGGAGGGTGAAGGGTCCCCTTTTGTGGGGGACTTTCCTGGCATAGACACCACCCTGATGGATCTGAGTCCTCGCTCCTGTTGCCTTTCCCCAGAGGCCTGCCTCACCTTGAAGGCTTCCCTTGCACTCTGCTGTGTGGCAGGCTAGACTCAGGTGGTTTTACCCCAACCATcttgggtctcccaggacagACCTTGGGTGTCTCTCCCTGCTCTGGA
Protein-coding regions in this window:
- the LOC142830743 gene encoding olfactory receptor 52R1-like, whose translation is MSNTNNFTNPSTFILLGIPGLETAHVWISIPFTTMFTIAVLGNFTILSVVKMEPSLHEPMYYFLCMLAVSDLVLSSSILPKTLAIFWFNSREIDFSACLTQMYFIHSFSIIESGIFVAMALDRYVAICHPLRHSTILTNHMVAKISLAVLLRGAMLVLPYPLLARQWPYCRTNIIPEPYCSHIGVVNLACSDIRVSSYYGLFVLFCMRGLDVSFIAISYSQILKAIFRLPTKDTRLKTFGTCGSHLCAILAFYIPGLFISLMSRFGQNVALHFHVLISNLYVLMPPMLNPIIYGARTKQIRNRLLRLFTQKGPKVFPCCSHSETEI